Genomic segment of Zonotrichia leucophrys gambelii isolate GWCS_2022_RI unplaced genomic scaffold, RI_Zleu_2.0 Scaffold_58_302659, whole genome shotgun sequence:
aaacattaaaaaaaaaaaaaaaattaccaaaaattccccaaaaaatcacctcAAGAGCTCCcgaaaaattccccaaaaattcccctaaaaattcccaaatttccctcccaAAATTGGGAAGTTTTTGCCCCTCCCCCCTCACCGGTTCCTGTCCCCCCGCAGTTCCCATCATGCACTGCGAGGCTCCGCCCCCTTCCTGACATCACCTGGAGGCTCCGCCCACTTATTGAACTCGCCTCGAGGCTCCGCCCCCTCAGGAGGTCACTTTGAGGCTCCGCCCACTCCTGGAAGCTCCGCCCACCTATTTAACATACGTGGAGGCTCCTCCCACTTCACTCTAAGATCACCTGGAGGCTCCGCCCACCCCTGGAGGCTCCGCCCACTCCTGGAGACTCCACCCCCTtcctgagctcacctggagTCGCCGCCATGTCTGGCCCAGCCACGCCCTGTGACGTCATCGCTTCACCTGGTGACGTCACCGCCTCCTCAGACTGCTCTCACGATGCCCCTGATGACGTCATCGCCGCCTTGAGCGCACCCGGACACGCCCCTGCCCCACCTGATGACGTCACTGCCCCTTCCAACCCTTCCCATGATGCACCTGGAGGTGCCGGCTCCGCCTGGAGCGCACCTGCTGATGACGTCACCGCCGCCTCAAACCCCGCCCACAGCTCACCTGGTGACGTCACCGCCGCCTCAAACCCCGCCCGCAACTCACCTGGTGACGTCACCGCCGCCTCAAACCCCGCCCACAACTCACCTGGTGACGTCACCGCCGCCTCAAACCCCGCCCGCAACTCACCTGGTGACGTCACCGCCGCCTCAGACCCCGCCCACAGCTCACCTGGAGGCGCCTCCGACACGCCCGGTGACGTCACCGCCCCCTCCAACCCCACCCGGGACGCGCCCGGTGACGTCACGgcggcccccggccccgccccccgcgcggccccgcccTTCGCGTGCCCCAGCTGCCCGCGCGCGTtcccctcccccgcccggcTGGCCGTGCACCTGCGCTCGCACACCGGGGAGCGGCCGCTGGCCTGCCCGCAGTGCCCCAAGGCCTTCGCCGACCCCGCCGTGTTCCGCAAGCACCTGCGGGGCCACGCGGGGCTGCGGCCGCACACCTGTGGAACGTGTCCTAAGGCCTACGCCGAGCGCAAGGACCTGCGCAACCACCTGAGGGCCCATACAGGTGAGTGTGATACCTGGGGTACAgctggggtacacctgggataggttagatacacctgggatacacctgggtacacctgggataggttacacacacctgggcacacctgcgGCTCCTGCCCCAAGGCCTACGCCGAGCGCAAGGACCTGCGCAACCACCTGAGAGCCCATACAGGTGAGTGTGATACCTGGGGTACagctgggtacacctgggtacacctgggatacacctgggataggttacacacacctgggcacacctgcgGCACCTGCCCCAAGGCCTACGCCGAGCGCAGACTGCGCAACCACTGAGAGCCCATACAGTGAGTGTGATACTGGAGGGTGTACACTGGGACACTGATACACCGGATAGGTTACACACACCTGGCAACCTGCGGCACCTGCCCAAGGCCTACGCCGAGCGCAAGGACCTGCGCAACCACCTGAGGGCACACACGGGTGAGTGTGATCACCTGGATGGTTAGTACACCTGGAGGTACACACCTGGGATAGGttacacacacctgggcacacccggCACCTGCAAGGGGCCACGGAGAGAAGGACCTGGCACACCTGAGGGCACACCGGTGGTAGGAAACCTGAGACACACCTGGCAGTagaggacacacctgggggacacacctgggggaaaacagtgacacacctgggggacacacctggaacCTGTGTAtggagacacacctgggcacacgggatgagacacacctgggatgtgcacacctggggcacacctgggtggggcacacctgtgccacacctggggcacacctgagacacacctggggcacacctgggtgttAGATGGAGGCACACCTGGGTAgacacacctgtgcacacctggggcacacctggagacacacctggggcacacctggactGTGTAAGGCCACACCGTGCCACACCTGGGTTATGGAGGCAGGCACACCTGTGCACATGGCACACCTGGCTGTATAGagacacacctgtgacacacctgtgacacacctgggtgtatggagacacacctggggcacacctgtgCCACACCTGTGCCACACCCGTGCCACACCTGTGCCCGTCTCCCGCAGGTGAGCGCCCGTACCTGTGCGCCGAGTGCGGGAAGAGCTTCGGCCGCTCCTCGTCGCTCTCGTGCCACCAGCGCATCCACGCCGCCGCCAAGCCCTTCCCGTGCCGCACCTGCGGCAAGGCCTTCACCCAGCTCTCGTCCTACCAGAGCCACCAGAGGGTCCACACAGGTGAGGCACCCACAGGTGAATTTcggggaatttttggggaatttttggggattttttgagaattttttgtgattttttaatgattttttgtgcattttttgtgattttttgagaattttttatgattttttgctgattttttttgagGTTCTTTTGGATATTTTTAGGGGTGCTCACACAGGTGAGTTggcaattttggggaatttttgggaattttttggggattttttgagtatttttgaGGTATTTCGGGGCCTTCACCCAGCTCTCGTCCTACCAGAGCCACCAGAGGGTCCACACAGGTGAGGCACcacaggtgaattttggggattttttgggaatttttgggaaatttttgtgattttttaaaatgaatttttggggattttttttgagatattttggggatttttttggaatgtCACACGGGAGGTGCCTTCAGTAATGTTTGGGAGCACAGGTGTTGAAttctgggaatatttgggacattttttgggggatttttgggttattttgggaattgttgggtattttttggggatatttttggggaattATTTGGCATACTTAGAGAAATTTGGAGGCTATTTTAGAATATTTGGGGTATTTGGAATTTTGTGGAcaatttgggatatttggtgggtattttgggatatttggggggATACTTTTGGGAGTGATTTTGGGATTgcttgggaatttgggggtattttaggaatattttgggatatttggggaatttttttttaatattttgacgatatcttttaaagattttgggatatttttggaaattttggggaatatttttaggaaattttgggggatatttttagaaatgctttgggttattttggggattttttaaaaacacttttggGATGTCCTTTataaattttttgggggatgttttcagtaattttggggaatatttttatgggaatttttgggggatggTTTTAAGAACCCGAGGGGTAATTCGAGGATATTTTGACCCCGGAACCCCCCctcacacccccccccccctcccgcAGGTGAGCGCCCGTACCTGTGCCCGCAGTGCGGCCGCACCTTCGGCGACCCCTCGAGCTTCCGGCGGCACCAGCGCGCGCACCAGGGCGTGAAGCCGTACGGCTGCGGCGACTGCGGCAAGGCCTTCCGGCAGCCGGCCGACCTGGCCGTGCACCGGCGCACGCACACCGGCGAGCGGCCCTGGCGCTGCGGCGACTGCGGCAAGGCCTTCGTGGCCTCCTGGGACCTCAAGCGGCACCGCCTGACGCACTCGGCCGAGCGGCCCTGGCGCTGCGGCGACTGCGGGAAGGGGTTCGGGGAGAGGGCGGCGCTGGGCAAGCACCGGCGCACGCACTCGGGGGAGCGGCCGTTCGCCTGCGGGCGCTGCGGGAAGGGATTCGGCGGCGTCTCGGGGCTCCGGAAGCACGAGAGGACGCAcggcagggaggaggggggcGGGGCCGAGGGGGGCAATATGGCTGACGGCAGTATGGCGGGTGGTGCGGGGAGCAATATGGCCGGCGGCACAAATATGGCCGCCATTGGGGGAAACAATATGGCTGACAACAATATGGCGGGTGGTGCGGGGAGCAATATGGCCGGCGGCGCAAATATGGCCGCCGTTGGGGGAAACAGTATGGCTGACAACAATATGGCGGGTGGTGCGGGGAGCAATATGGCCGCCAGTGCAAATATGGCCGCCATTGGGGGAAACAATATGGCTGACACCAGTATGGCGGGTGGTGCGGGGAGCAATATGGCCGGCATTGGGGGAAACAATATGGCTGACGCCAATATGGCGGGTGGTGCGGGGAGCAATATGGCTGCCGTTGGGGGAAACAATATGGCTGACAACAATATGGTGGGTGGTGCGGGGAGCAATATGGCTGCTGGCACAAATATGGCCGCCGTTGGTGGGAGCAATATGGCCACCAGCAACAATATGGCTGCCGTTGGGGGGAACAATATGGCCGATGATAATATGGCGAGTGTTGGGGGGAGCAATATGGCTGCCGGCACAAATATGGTGGCCGTTGGGGGGAGCAATATGGCCGGCAGCAACAATATGGCTGCCAGCACAAATATGGCTGCCATTGGGGGAAGCAATATGGCTGCCGGCACAAATATGGCCACcgttggggaaaaaaatatggctGGCACCAATATGGCTTCCATTGGGGGCAGCAATATGGCCGACAGTAATATGGCGGGTGTTATGGGGGGCAATATGGCTGCCATTGAGAAAAACAATATGGCCAGCACCAATAGGGCGGCCATTGGGGGAAACAATATGGCTGACACCAAGATGGTGGCTGTTGTGGGAAACAATATGGCTGACACCAATATGGCCGACCCTAATATGGCTGTCATTGGAAAAAACAATATGGCAGGTGGTAATATGGCTGCCGTTGGGGGAAACAAGATGGCTGCCGGCACCAATATGGCGGCTGCTGAGGGAAACAAAATGGCCTCCACCAGTATGGCCGCCATTGGGGGAAATGCGGTTGGTATTGGAGGAAACAAGATGGCTGTCGGCACCAATATGGCTGCCGTTGGGGGGAACAATATGGCCAGCACCAATATGGCCGACACCAATATGGCGGCtgttctggaaaacaaaatggcCAACACAAATATGGCCGCCATGTTGGTAAACAAAATGGCCGACGCCAACATGGCTGCCACCAACATGGCCGCCGAATCCAACATGGCTGCCGGAAGCAACTCAGCTGCCAGATCCAAGATGGCGTCGGGGCCCCGCCCCTTTTCTTGTCCTGTGTGTGGGCGGGGCTTCGCCTCGGGGGCGGGGCTAAGGCGGCACCAGCGACGTCACAGCCCCGCCCCCTCTGGCACCGCGTAGGCCCCGCCCCCAGCGCGGGGAGGGCGGGGATTGTTGGGGGGGGGAATGGGCGGGGTTTATGTAACTGTAGGCGGGGTTTGTTTGTGGGCGTGGTCGGTGTTGGCCACGCCCCCCTGGGTGGGGTCAATAAACGCTGAGTCAGCAATGGCGGCTGTGAATGAATTGATGGGGAGGGAcccaaaattgcccaaaatggccccaaaaatgTCCCAGAATTCCTGAAATACCCCGAAAAGTCCAACATGATAAAAATTCATCTAAATTTCCCACAAATGGCctcaaaattctgaaaatacccctaaaaccccaaaatatccctaaaattcttcaaaatttcCCAGAATGCAACTAAATTccccaaaatagccccaaaatccatcagaatgccccaaaatggtcccaaaatccctcaaaatggCCCTAAAATTCATCAGGAATCCTCAAAAaggaccccaaaatatcccaataAAATCCCCGAAGTTCCAAATTTCATcaaaattctccaaaaattTCCCCAGAATTCATCAAACGAAcccaaaatttaccccaaagTCCCCTCAGGAGCTTCCAGGACCACCCAAAATGGCTGAAGTTggcccaaaatgccccaaaatccctgaaatttcccccaaatccacctttAAGCCCCTCCTTGAACCCCTCCCCCCtccaagccccgcccccttcaggccccgcccctcccccaccccaaacccctccctccaagccccaaaaaattcccaaaaaccccaaaagatctcgcaaaaaattccccaaaaaaaccccccaaaatccccaaaaacacaaaaaaaagaatcccacaaaaatccctttagaaaatccccccaaaaatccccgaaaacacaaaaaaaatccaaaaaaaccctccaaaaaatACTCAAAACATCCCCgaaaattcctccaaaaaaccccccagaaaatccccccaaaaatcccaaaaattttccccaaaaaaatcctaaaaaatcccccccaaaaatcgtCAAACAATTctcaaaaatccctcaaaaatcccccaaaaaaatccctgaaaattgtcccaaaaaatccccaaaaaatccccagaaaaacaacaaaaaacgTCCCcaataaaacaccaaaaaatcctcaaaaaaccaaaaaaaaatcccacaaaaaatgCCACTAaaaaatcgccccaaaaatttaaaaaaaaaaatccccccaaaaagtcctcccaaaaaaatcccccaaaaaaccacaaaaaatcccacaaaagctccccaaaaaatcaccagaaaaagaaaaaaaatccccaaaaaaacaccaaaaaaatcccactagaaaatccccccaaaaattcaaagaaaaatccccaaaaaataaaaaaaattcccccaaaaaaatcccccaaaaatatccccaaaaaaatcctccaaaaatatccccaaaaaaaatccccccaaaaaaatccaaaaactccaaaaaatcctccaaaatccaaaaaaaataaaaataataaaccaaaaatccaaaaaccaaaaaaaaaaaaaaaaaaaaaaatcctcaaaaaatcccccaaaataaaaaaaaaaaaaatcccaaaaaaaaaaaaaaacaaaaacaaaaaaatctccaaaaaaatctccccagaaaatcccccccaaaaaaataaaaaaaaaatcccaaaaaacctccaaaaaaaaaatcctcccaaaatccccaaaaattccccaaaaaatcccccaaaaataattaaaaaaaatccccaaaaaactcaaaaccaaaaaaaaaccccaaaaaatcctccagaaaatccccccaaaaataataaaaaaaaatccccaaaagactaaaaaaaaaaaaaaaccctcccaaaaaactcccccaaaatataaaaaatcccccaaaaataataataataaaaatccctcccaaaatccccccaaaccccaaccctccccccaaaccccctttcgCCCCCCCCATCCCTTAACCCGCCCCAATtagcccccccccccgccccagccGCAGCCCCCTTTGCGCagcccctcccctcccctttacGCCCCGCCCCCttttagccccgccccctccggCCCAGCCGCAGCCCCCTTTGCGCagcccctcccctccccattACGCCCCGCCCCCCatttagccccgccccctcccgccCAGCCGCAGCCCCCTTTGCGCagcccctcccctccccacgcCCCGCCCCCCATTtcagccccgccccctccggCCCAGCCGCAGCCCCCTTTGcgcagcccctccccccccccgttctcgcccctccccccccgttctcgcccctcccccccctccgcagccgcagccgccgccgcagccccgggcCGCCCTCCCCCACCCGCCCCCCAAAATCCGCGCCCAGGGGGGgtccccggcccctcccccaccccccgcACCCTCCGGGGGGGtctcccctcccccaccccccgcccgcgcccctcccccaccaTGAAGGACCGGACCCAGGAGCTCCGCAGCGtgagcggggggggggggagggggaatggggggctgggggtcccgggggggctgggggtgggggtggggaaTGGTGGGAGGGTCCGGGGgctttggggaatttttgggattttttggatttttaaataattttttttgaattttttaggggattttttggggtctgggggcggttttgggggtgtctcgggggggatttggggtagTGGGGGTGGGGaatggtggggaggggtctcgggAGTTACCgagaatttttgggattttttctgatttttaaaatattttttatttaattttttagggggttttggggtctgggggcggttttgggggggcccgggggggctgGGGAAGTGGGGGTGGGGaatggtggggaggggtccgggggctttgggaatttttgggattttttgggctattttggaatttttaggattttttatttggattttttgggagattttttgggtctgggggcgaTTTTGGGGGGATCTCGGGGGGGGGaatggtggggaggggtctcaggaaTTACCgagaatttttagggattttttgggattttttaaataatttttatttaattttttaggggattttttggggtctgggggcgattttggggggtcccaggggagATTTGGGGCTGCGGGACTGGGGaatggtggggaggggtctcgggAGTTACcgagaattttggggatttttggattttaaaatattttttatttaattttttagggggtttttggggtctgggggcgattttgggggggtctcggGGGTGATGGGGGTGGGGaatg
This window contains:
- the LOC135460555 gene encoding zinc finger protein ZXDC-like is translated as MSGPATPCDVIASPGDVTASSDCSHDAPDDVIAALSAPGHAPAPPDDVTAPSNPSHDAPGGAGSAWSAPADDVTAASNPAHSSPGDVTAASNPARNSPGDVTAASNPAHNSPGDVTAASNPARNSPGDVTAASDPAHSSPGGASDTPGDVTAPSNPTRDAPGDVTAAPGPAPRAAPPFACPSCPRAFPSPARLAVHLRSHTGERPLACPQCPKAFADPAVFRKHLRGHAGLRPHTCGTCPKAYAERKDLRNHLRAHTGERPYLCAECGKSFGRSSSLSCHQRIHAAAKPFPCRTCGKAFTQLSSYQSHQRVHTGERPYLCPQCGRTFGDPSSFRRHQRAHQGVKPYGCGDCGKAFRQPADLAVHRRTHTGERPWRCGDCGKAFVASWDLKRHRLTHSAERPWRCGDCGKGFGERAALGKHRRTHSGERPFACGRCGKGFGGVSGLRKHERTHGREEGGGAEGGNMADGSMAGGAGSNMAGGTNMAAIGGNNMADNNMAGGAGSNMAGGANMAAVGGNSMADNNMAGGAGSNMAASANMAAIGGNNMADTSMAGGAGSNMAGIGGNNMADANMAGGAGSNMAAVGGNNMADNNMVGGAGSNMAAGTNMAAVGGSNMATSNNMAAVGGNNMADDNMASVGGSNMAAGTNMVAVGGSNMAGSNNMAASTNMAAIGGSNMAAGTNMATVGEKNMAGTNMASIGGSNMADSNMAGVMGGNMAAIEKNNMASTNRAAIGGNNMADTKMVAVVGNNMADTNMADPNMAVIGKNNMAGGNMAAVGGNKMAAGTNMAAAEGNKMASTSMAAIGGNAVGIGGNKMAVGTNMAAVGGNNMASTNMADTNMAAVLENKMANTNMAAMLVNKMADANMAATNMAAESNMAAGSNSAARSKMASGPRPFSCPVCGRGFASGAGLRRHQRRHSPAPSGTA